In Thermoanaerobacter uzonensis DSM 18761, the genomic stretch AGATTAGGCAAGAAGATACAGCTTGTAGGAGACGACTTATTTGTAACGAATACTCAAAGACTTTCAAAAGGTATAAGCATGGGCGTTGCAAATTCAATACTCATAAAACTTAATCAAATAGGAACATTGACAGAAACTCTTGATGCTATTGAAATGGCAAAAAGAGCAGGTTACACAGCTGTTGTGTCTCACCGCTCCGGGGAAACAGAAGATTCTACAATTGCAGACCTTGTAGTTGGAGTAAATGCAGGGCAAATTAAAACTGGAGCGCCAGCAAGAACTGACAGAGTTGTAAAATACAATCAGCTTTTAAGAATTGAAGAAGCTTTAGGAAGCACAGCTCAATATCTTGGCAAAACTGCTTTTTACAATATTAAGAAATAAGGGGATCCAAAAAGGATTCCCTTTTTATATAAAAACCTCTTGATTAGCATAACAATTCTTTGTATAATATAGACTGTGGTATTGTGTTTCAAAAATTAGAGATAAGGCGGTGTAAATATGCTAAAAACTGTACTTATGAGTATACAAATTTTGGTTAGCATTTTCTTGATAGTAGTTATACTTTTACAAAAGGGCAAAAGTGCAGGTATTTCGGGTGTAATTGCAGGAGGAGCAGAAACATTTTTTGGAAAGAATAAAGCTCGAACCATGGAGGGGACACTAGAGAGACTCACAACTATAGCGGCGGTATTGTTTATAATTTTGTCTATGGTGTTGACTATAATGATGGCTAAATAAAAACGACGGTATCAAGAAAAGAAATGGAAAAACCCTTTTATGGGTTTTTATTTTTACCACCACAAATAAAAAAGGCTGGGTGGTCAAATGAAAATTAGAGAAATTACAGAGGAATTAGAATATCAGTTGCTTTCTCCTTATGCTACAAAAAGCCGTGAAACTCGCGGCAGGGATAAAGAAGAGGAAAAATGCGATATAAGAACAGAATTTCAAAGAGATAGAGATAGGATTATTCATAGCAAGGCTTTCAGAAGATTGAGCCACAAAACACAGGTCTTTATTTCTCCAGAAGGTGACCATTATAGAACAAGGCTGACTCATACATTAGAGGTATCTCAGATTGCAAGAACGATTGCGAGAGCCTTGAGGTTAAACGAAGATTTGACAGAAGCTATTGCTTTAGGTCATGATTTAGGACATACTCCTTTTGGCCATTCTGGTGAAGAGGTTTTGAATAGACTTTTAAAAGATGGTTTTAGACATAATGAACAAAGCATTAGAGTGGTTGAGGTTTTGGAAAAGGATGGAGAGGGTCTTAATTTAACTTGGGAAGTTAAGGATGGCATTTGTAACCATTCTACTTCAGGAAAGCCTCAGACATTAGAAGGGCAAGTAGTACAAATTTCTGATAAGATAGCTTATATTAACCATGATATTGATGATGCAATAAGAGGGAAAGTTTTAAATCCTGAAGATTTACCTAAAGATTTAATAGCAATCTTAGGTGATAAGCATAGTAAAAGAATAAATACAATGGTAAAAGATGTTATAAATAATAGCTTTGGAAAGCCGAAAGTTTCAATGAGCAAAGAGATTTATGAGGCTACTTATAGTTTAAGAAATTTTTTGTTCGAAAAAGTTTATATAGGATCAAGAGCTAAAAAAGATGAGGAAAAAGCAAAAAGAATAGTAGAACAGTTATTTTATTACTTTTATGACAATATTGACAAGATGCCTCAAGAATTTATAAAACTTGCTGAGATTTATGGAAGAGAAAGAGCTGTTGCTGATTATATTGCTGGTATGACAGACAAATATGCTATTTTAAAATACAAAGAGATTTTTTTACCCAGTCCCTGGTTTGAGTAAAATATTTTTTGATTTTAATAAAAATTTAATTAACAACAGAAGGATTTTTGAATCTTTTGTCGAATATATATTGGTCGTCACTAATAAATTAATTTGTAAAGAGGAATTTAACAATTTTTGTCGAATAGAATAATTAGGTGATATTGATGGCTTACTCAAAAGAAATGATTGAAAGAGTGATTGAAGCAAATGACATAATAGATGTTATATCAGAGTATTTAGAACTAAAAAAAGCGGGAAAAGAATTTAAAGGTCTGTGTCCTTTTCATAGAGAAAAAACTCCATCTTTTATGGTGAGTCAAGAAAAACAGGTTTATCACTGCTTTGGCTGTAATGCTAGTGGAAATGTTGTTACTTTTATAATGGATATTGAAAATTTGACTTTTAAAGAAGCAATTGAATTTTTAGCAGATAGAGTGGGAATAACTCTTGAAGAAATTGAGTTGACAGAAAAGGAGTACCAAAAAAAGAAACTTATTGACGAAATATACAAAATAAATAAATTAGCAGCTATGTATTTTTATAATAAGCTTTTTTCTGAAGAAGGTAGACAGGCCTTAGTTTATATAAGAAAAAGAGGTTTGACAGAAGCAACGATTAAAAAATTTGGAATAGGTTATTCCCCACCTCAAGGAAACGGACTTTTAAATTTTTTAAAGGAAAAAGGCTATACAGAAAGTTTTTTGGTAAAGGCAGGACTTTTGTCTCAAAAAAATAACCGCTATTATGACAGATTTAGAAATAGAATGATGTTTCCTATAATAGATGTAAAGGGTAATATTATAGGTTTTGGAGGACGCTCTATTGACGATAGTTTGCCTAAATATTTGAACACTCCGGAGACGGAAGTCTTTAAAAAAGGGAAAAACCTATTTGCAATAAATTTTGCTAAAAAAACACAACAAGATAAATTTATAATTGTAGAAGGATATATGGATGCTATTTCCTTACATCAGGCTGGAATAGATTGTGCTGTAGCATCTTTAGGGACTGCTTTGACAGAGGACCAAGCAAGACTCATAAAAAGGTATAAAAGAAATGTTGTAATTGCTTATGATGCTGATGAAGCTGGTATTAGTGCCGCATTAAGGGGACTTGACATTCTTGATGAATTGAATTTAAATATAAAAGTATTAACTATACCTCATGGGAAAGACCCTGATGAGTTTCTAAAAAAGAATGGAGTAGAGGCATTTAATCAATTAATAGAAAATGCCGATAGTTTAATTGAGTTTAAAGCAAAAGTATATAGAAAAAATCTTGACCTTGATAATCCTCAAGATAGAATAATATATGTTAAAAAAATTGCAAAAGATATTGCAAAACTTTCTGATGAAGTGAAAAGAGAAGTTTATATTTCTTCAGTAGCTAAAGTTGCTCAAATACCTGAGAATGCAGTGAGAACAGAGGTTAGTCATTTTGTCAATAGGGAAATTGAAAAAAATCAAAAAAATATGTATATAGCTGGTAATATAAGGCATAATATATACAGTAGTAGTAAAATATCGCCAGAAAAATACTTAATTGCATTGCTCTTGTATGATAATAATCTTTATAAAAAAGTGAAAGAAACAATTACCGCCGATATGCTTGAGAATGTTAAATTAAGGCCAATTTTTGAAGAAATAATGTCAAGGTTAGAAGATGGAAACAAAACTCAAATAAATGATATTGTTTATTTATTACAAGAGGAAAATCTTATATCTGATTTTAACGATATTATTAAAGCTTTTTACGAGAGTGAAAATATTACTGAGCAAGCTATTGATGATATTATAAACAAGATTCTCATTAACAGCTTGGCGGTTAAAAGAGAGAGCATCAAAAGAGCTATAAATGAGGCTCATATGGTGGGGGATATAGAGAAAGAAAGGCAACTTTTAATAGAATTACAAAATTGTGAAAAGGAGATGCTAAAGATAAAAAATGGCTAAAAAGAAAGAAACCCATAGGGAGGGGAAACCTATGAACAACGAAGAATTATCTAAAGAAGCAATTACAGAACTTATCAATAAAGGGAAAAAAACTGGGATGCTCACCTACAATGAGATAATGGATTCCTTAGAAGATATTGATTTAAATCCCGACCAAATTGAGAAAGTATATGATGCTTTTGAAGATATGGGAATTGAAATTGTTGGGGAAGAACCTCGTCAGGAAGAAATAACTGAAGAAGATTTAGACTTAGACCTTTCTATTCCTGAAGGAATCAGTATAGATGACCCTGTTAGAATGTATTTGAAAGAGATAGGCAAGATTCCTCTTCTAACTCCGGAAGAAGAGATTGAATTAGCAAAAAGAATCGAACAAGGAGACGAAGAAGCTAAAAAAAGACTTATAGAAGCTAATTTAAGATTGGTTGTAAGCATAGCAAAGAGATATGTAGGAAGAGGAATGCTTTTCTTAGATTTGATACAAGAGGGAAATTTAGGATTACTCAAAGCAGTTGAAAAATTTGACTATAGGAAAGGTTACAAATTCAGTACTTATGCCACATGGTGGATAAGACAAGCTATCACAAGAGCTATTGCAGACCAGGCAAGAACCATAAGAATCCCTGTACACATGGTAGAAACTATAAATAAATTGATAAGAGTTCAAAGGCAATTGCTGCAGGAATTAGGTCGCGAACCTACCGCTGAAGAATTGGCAAAAGAGATGGGTATGCCAGAAGAAAAAGTAAGAGAGATAATGAAAATAGCCCAGGAGCCTGTATCTTTAGAAACCCCTATTGGAGAAGAGGAAGACAGCCACTTAGGAGATTTTATACCTGACGAAGATGCACCAGCTCCAGCAGAAGCTGCGGCTTATACAATGCTAAAAGAACAGTTGATGGATGTTCTTGATACTCTAACGCCAAGGGAAGAGAAAGTACTAAGACTTAGATTTGGTCTTGATGACGGCCGAGCAAGAACATTAGAGGAAGTAGGAAAAGAATTTAATGTTACAAGAGAACGCATAAGACAAATTGAGGCAAAAGCATTAAGAAAATTGAGGCATCCCAGCAGGAGCAAAAAATTAAAAGATTTCCTTGATTAAATAAGCTTCTTGACAAGAGGACAAAAATCTGTATAATTATTATTGTATTCCTCAGTAGCTCAAGGGTAGAGCAACCGGCTGTTAACCGGTAGGTTGTAGGTTCGAATCCTACCTGAGGAGCCACTTTTTGGGCCTTTAGCTCAGCTGGCAGAGCGGTCGGCTCATAACCGATTGGTCCGGGGTTCAAATCCCTGAAGGCCCACCATTGAGAGAAAAAGCATTTAGCTTTAAATGCTTTTTTATTTTTTATACTTTTAGGAGGATTACATGAAACTTACAGAGCGATTAAGGAAAATAGCTGAATACATTCCTCATGGGTCAAAAGTTGCAGACATTGGGACTGATCATGGGTTTATTCCTGTTTACCTTATCGAAAACAAAATATCTGCCTATGTTATTGCTTCAGATTTAAATGAAGGTTCATTAAGTAAAGCTGTAAAAGAAGTTGAGAAGCGAAATTTGCAATCTTTGATAGACACAAGGTTAGGGAATGGTCTTAATGTTTTATCGCCAGGGGAAGTAGATATAGTTGTCATTGCAGGTATTGGAGGAATTTCAATTACAAAAATACTAGATGAGGGAAAAAATATTGCAAAAACTATCAAAAAATTTATATTTCAACCTATGAGAGATTCAGCAGACTTGAGGAAATACTTAATAGAAAATGGATACAAAATTTGTGATGAGGAATTAGTTAAGGAAAATCAAAAATATTATGAAATAATAGTAGCAGAACATGGTAGACAAAAAGTCAAAAATCACATATATTATGAAGTAGGGGAAAAACTCTTACAAAAAAGACATCCACTACTAGAAGAATTCTTACAATATAAAATCGACAAAATGAAGAAAATCATAAGTAAACTTCCAGGGTCCAATGAAAAGCGTAAGCAATTAGAGGAAAAAGTAAAGAAATTCGAGGTGTTGATAAATGGGCTTGAAATGCCAAGTAATAGCTTCCATAATGGATAAACTTGCACCGCGTAAATTTGCTGAAGAGTGGGATAACGTGGGATTGTTAATAGGAGATGGTTCTAAAGATGTTTCAAAAGTTTTAGTAGCTTTGGATGCTACTTCTGAAGTAGTTAAGGAAGCAATTGACAAAAGAGTAGATATGATTGTAACTCATCATCCGTTAGTTTTTAAGCCAATAAAAAATGTCAGGGCTGATAATCCAGTGGGCTCCTTGTTAATACAACTTATTAAAAATGATATTTCCCTTTATGCAGCACATACTTCTTTTGATATAGCTCCAAATGGTATGAATGATATTTTATGCAATGTCCTAGGAATATACGATAGGGAAGTTTTGGCTGTCACTTATTCCGAAGGATATAAAAAAATTGCAGTTTATGTGCCGCAAGGATATGAAGAAGTGGTAAAAAATGCCATGTGCAGTGCAGGCGCTGGTTTCATTGGGAATTATAGTGATGCTACTTTTCAGGTGCGAGGCATTGGAACTTATAGACCTTTAGAAGGAACAAACCCATTTATTGGTGAAATAGGGAAACTAGAAAAGACAGAAGAAGTAAAGATAGAAACTATAGTACCTCAGAGATATTTAGAAAAAGTTGTAACTGCAATGCTGAATGTTCATCCCTATGAAGAGGTTGCTTATGATATTTATTCTTTGGAAAATGTTAAAGAAGAATATGGGCTTGGAAGAATTGGAATTATTTCAGAAACTACTTTACAAGAATTAGCTTTACAAGTAAAAACAAAACTTAAAATTAATAATTTAAGAGTGGTAGGAGACCTAAATAAAAAGATTAGAAAAGTGGCTGTATGTGGTGGAAGCGGTGCAAGTCTTATTCACAAAGCTGTTTCTAAAGGAGCGGATGTTTTAATAACAGCAGACATTGGCTATCACGATGCGGTAGAAGCCCAACACCTCGGATTGGCTTTAATTGATGCTGGACATTTTGGTACGGAGAATATTGCAGTCAGGTTTATTGCAGAATATATAATTGATGAAACTCAGGAACAGGGACACGAAATAGAAGTATTAGTTAGTGAAAGTCAAAAAGATCCTTTTATATTTCTATAATTAGGTTGACAAAAATAAATATATATGATAATATATATTCGATTGATGTGAAGAAATATATATGAAATAACGCATGTGAGTAAGTCGGATGGCCGCGTGCAAAATTGCACCTGCAATTTTGCACGAGGAAAGTCCGAGCTCCACAGGGCAGGGTGCCGGGTAACACCCGGTGGAGGCGACTCCAAGGAAAGTGCAACAGAGATATACCGCCTGGCACTCAACTTGTGAATGCCAGGTAAGGGTGGAAAGGTGAGGTAAGAGCTCACCAGAGACCAGGCGACTGGTCTGCTCTGCAAACCCCACCTGGAGCAAGGCGAATAGGAGGGAGTAGGTGGCCCGCCGTTTCCCTCGGGTTATGCTGCTAGAAGTGTCAGGCAACTGACACCCTAGATAGATGGCCATCCTCGACAGAACTCGGCTTATAGACTTGCTCACATGGATTTAAAATACCATGATTCTGTGGTATTTTTTATTTTTTATTTATGCAAAATTTAAAAATTGTTTGGTCCATAAATTTTTGTTTGATTTAAAAGTTGTTTTTTGCTAATATTATATATGGGCAAAACTATTATAGAAGGAGAGATTCAGATGAGCATACATATTGGGGCTAAAGAAAACGAAATCGCTCAAACAGTGTTATTGCCAGGAGATCCTTTAAGGGCTAAATACATAGCAGAAAATTTTCTTGAAGATGTAAAATGTTACAATGAAGTTAGAGGAATGTATGGTTTTACAGGGCATTATAAAGGGAAAAGAGTATCAGTTCAAGGTACAGGCATGGGAGTACCTTCCTTATCTATTTATGTAAATGAGCTTATAACCAGTTACAACGTGAAAAATCTCATAAGAATAGGTACTTGTGGTTCTTTGCAACCAGATATCAAACTCAGAGATATAGTAATTGCCATGAGTTCTTCAACAGACTCTGCAATAAATAAGATTAGATTTAATGGTATGGATTATGCTCCTACAGCAAGTTTTAAATTATTGAAAAAAGCCTATGATAAAGCAATGGAGTTAGGAATACAACCTAAAGTAGGAAATATTCTTACAACGGATACTTTTTATAATGATGACCCAGACAGTTGGAAATTATGGGCGAAGTTTGGTGTTTTGGCAGTAGAGATGGAAACTGCAGGACTATATACTCTGGCTGCTAAGTACAATGTAGATGCTCTTACAATATTGACAGTGAGCGATAGCTTGGTTACCGGAGAAGCAACGACAGCTGAAGAAAGGCAAAAGACTTTTATGGATATGGTAAAAATTGCACTAGAAATTGCTGAATAATGATTTTTAAAAAGAGGATAGCTGGGTTTATCCTCTTTTTAAAATAATTGAAAAAGGAGCTGATAGGTGATGAAGCCTTTAAAATTTAAGCCTATTTTTATGGAGAGAATATGGGGAGGTACTGCATTAAGAGATAAATTTGGCTTTGATATTCCCAAGGGTAAAAAAATTGGAGAATTGTGGACAATATCTGACAATAGAACTGCTGTCAGTGTAATTGAAGGTGGAGAATTTAATGGCCAAAAACTAAGTGATATAGCCTACAAATTTTTTGAGGATATATATGGTAAAGAGGTAAATTATGAGAGATTTCCTTTACTTATCAAAATAATTGATGCGCAAGACAAACTTTCCGTCCAAGTTCATCCAGATGATGAATATGCTTTTAAATACGAAAATGGCGATTCTGGAAAAACAGAGATGTGGTATATAATAGATGCAAAACCCGGGGCTAAACTTGTGTGCGGTTTAAAAGAAGGAACTACAAAAGAAGAATTTAAAAAACTATTGGAGGAAGAAAGATTAGAAGAATGTTTAAAGGAAATAGAAGTAAAGCCAGGTGATGTGATTTACATACCTTCAGGGATGGTGCAT encodes the following:
- a CDS encoding tRNA (adenine(22)-N(1))-methyltransferase gives rise to the protein MKLTERLRKIAEYIPHGSKVADIGTDHGFIPVYLIENKISAYVIASDLNEGSLSKAVKEVEKRNLQSLIDTRLGNGLNVLSPGEVDIVVIAGIGGISITKILDEGKNIAKTIKKFIFQPMRDSADLRKYLIENGYKICDEELVKENQKYYEIIVAEHGRQKVKNHIYYEVGEKLLQKRHPLLEEFLQYKIDKMKKIISKLPGSNEKRKQLEEKVKKFEVLINGLEMPSNSFHNG
- the rpoD gene encoding RNA polymerase sigma factor RpoD; the protein is MNNEELSKEAITELINKGKKTGMLTYNEIMDSLEDIDLNPDQIEKVYDAFEDMGIEIVGEEPRQEEITEEDLDLDLSIPEGISIDDPVRMYLKEIGKIPLLTPEEEIELAKRIEQGDEEAKKRLIEANLRLVVSIAKRYVGRGMLFLDLIQEGNLGLLKAVEKFDYRKGYKFSTYATWWIRQAITRAIADQARTIRIPVHMVETINKLIRVQRQLLQELGREPTAEELAKEMGMPEEKVREIMKIAQEPVSLETPIGEEEDSHLGDFIPDEDAPAPAEAAAYTMLKEQLMDVLDTLTPREEKVLRLRFGLDDGRARTLEEVGKEFNVTRERIRQIEAKALRKLRHPSRSKKLKDFLD
- the secG gene encoding preprotein translocase subunit SecG, with the translated sequence MLKTVLMSIQILVSIFLIVVILLQKGKSAGISGVIAGGAETFFGKNKARTMEGTLERLTTIAAVLFIILSMVLTIMMAK
- a CDS encoding deoxyguanosinetriphosphate triphosphohydrolase, with amino-acid sequence MKIREITEELEYQLLSPYATKSRETRGRDKEEEKCDIRTEFQRDRDRIIHSKAFRRLSHKTQVFISPEGDHYRTRLTHTLEVSQIARTIARALRLNEDLTEAIALGHDLGHTPFGHSGEEVLNRLLKDGFRHNEQSIRVVEVLEKDGEGLNLTWEVKDGICNHSTSGKPQTLEGQVVQISDKIAYINHDIDDAIRGKVLNPEDLPKDLIAILGDKHSKRINTMVKDVINNSFGKPKVSMSKEIYEATYSLRNFLFEKVYIGSRAKKDEEKAKRIVEQLFYYFYDNIDKMPQEFIKLAEIYGRERAVADYIAGMTDKYAILKYKEIFLPSPWFE
- a CDS encoding Nif3-like dinuclear metal center hexameric protein encodes the protein MGLKCQVIASIMDKLAPRKFAEEWDNVGLLIGDGSKDVSKVLVALDATSEVVKEAIDKRVDMIVTHHPLVFKPIKNVRADNPVGSLLIQLIKNDISLYAAHTSFDIAPNGMNDILCNVLGIYDREVLAVTYSEGYKKIAVYVPQGYEEVVKNAMCSAGAGFIGNYSDATFQVRGIGTYRPLEGTNPFIGEIGKLEKTEEVKIETIVPQRYLEKVVTAMLNVHPYEEVAYDIYSLENVKEEYGLGRIGIISETTLQELALQVKTKLKINNLRVVGDLNKKIRKVAVCGGSGASLIHKAVSKGADVLITADIGYHDAVEAQHLGLALIDAGHFGTENIAVRFIAEYIIDETQEQGHEIEVLVSESQKDPFIFL
- the manA gene encoding mannose-6-phosphate isomerase, class I, which codes for MKPLKFKPIFMERIWGGTALRDKFGFDIPKGKKIGELWTISDNRTAVSVIEGGEFNGQKLSDIAYKFFEDIYGKEVNYERFPLLIKIIDAQDKLSVQVHPDDEYAFKYENGDSGKTEMWYIIDAKPGAKLVCGLKEGTTKEEFKKLLEEERLEECLKEIEVKPGDVIYIPSGMVHAIGEGILICEIQQNSDLTYRVYDYNRVDEFGRKRELHIEKALNVINFNLKTDKIIPEFKEIRGGRISHVVKSPYFQVSIIEINEEVKIDTEGKFNTLTAIEGNCKIYFYEGTVELKAGETVLIPASTPSYTIEGNCKVLKAYI
- the dnaG gene encoding DNA primase, which encodes MAYSKEMIERVIEANDIIDVISEYLELKKAGKEFKGLCPFHREKTPSFMVSQEKQVYHCFGCNASGNVVTFIMDIENLTFKEAIEFLADRVGITLEEIELTEKEYQKKKLIDEIYKINKLAAMYFYNKLFSEEGRQALVYIRKRGLTEATIKKFGIGYSPPQGNGLLNFLKEKGYTESFLVKAGLLSQKNNRYYDRFRNRMMFPIIDVKGNIIGFGGRSIDDSLPKYLNTPETEVFKKGKNLFAINFAKKTQQDKFIIVEGYMDAISLHQAGIDCAVASLGTALTEDQARLIKRYKRNVVIAYDADEAGISAALRGLDILDELNLNIKVLTIPHGKDPDEFLKKNGVEAFNQLIENADSLIEFKAKVYRKNLDLDNPQDRIIYVKKIAKDIAKLSDEVKREVYISSVAKVAQIPENAVRTEVSHFVNREIEKNQKNMYIAGNIRHNIYSSSKISPEKYLIALLLYDNNLYKKVKETITADMLENVKLRPIFEEIMSRLEDGNKTQINDIVYLLQEENLISDFNDIIKAFYESENITEQAIDDIINKILINSLAVKRESIKRAINEAHMVGDIEKERQLLIELQNCEKEMLKIKNG
- the deoD gene encoding purine-nucleoside phosphorylase, with protein sequence MSIHIGAKENEIAQTVLLPGDPLRAKYIAENFLEDVKCYNEVRGMYGFTGHYKGKRVSVQGTGMGVPSLSIYVNELITSYNVKNLIRIGTCGSLQPDIKLRDIVIAMSSSTDSAINKIRFNGMDYAPTASFKLLKKAYDKAMELGIQPKVGNILTTDTFYNDDPDSWKLWAKFGVLAVEMETAGLYTLAAKYNVDALTILTVSDSLVTGEATTAEERQKTFMDMVKIALEIAE